From Streptomyces zhihengii, the proteins below share one genomic window:
- a CDS encoding glutamyl-tRNA reductase has translation MSLLVVGLSHRSAPVSVLERASLSADAQVKLLQDTLAAEPATEGAVLATCNRIELYADVDKFHAGVAELSTLLAQHSGVGLEELTPYLYVHYEDRAVHHLFSVACGLDSMVVGEGQILGQIKDALARGQELHTAGRLINDLFQQALRVGKRAHSETGIDRAGQSLVTFGLEQLAAGEPVGTWAADKRALVIGAGSMSSLAATTLARLGVRELVVANRTRERADRLAAALSETGVRAVAVPMSEVEHELTRADVVVSCTGATGLVLNAGTVAAAVAQHVVPAARKGADLRAPEGSLVARLAAAAARDGRVAELPGAADAPGAFDDESARSARAAITGVTGGVDVAPGSECPVGLDDTPAGSLTQHAAWAASTPRAPQHSARPAPAAGDGGPVRLALLDLAMPRDVDAAVHRLTGVRLVDIESLADASADAPMAADVDQVRTLVSDEVAAFGAAQRAAHITPTVVALRTMAADVVAGELARLDGRLTGLDEKQRAEITQTVRRVVDKLLHAPTVRVKQLAGEPGGAGYADALRTLFDLDPETVASVSRADLNDADVKNRGRV, from the coding sequence ATGAGTCTCCTGGTGGTCGGACTGAGTCATCGCAGCGCCCCGGTGAGCGTGCTGGAACGCGCGTCGCTCTCCGCTGACGCGCAGGTCAAGCTGTTGCAGGACACCCTGGCCGCAGAGCCCGCGACCGAGGGCGCGGTCCTCGCGACGTGCAACCGCATCGAGCTCTACGCGGACGTCGACAAGTTCCACGCCGGTGTCGCGGAGCTCTCCACGCTGCTCGCCCAGCACAGCGGCGTCGGCCTGGAGGAGCTCACCCCCTATCTGTACGTGCACTACGAGGACCGGGCCGTGCACCACCTGTTCTCGGTGGCGTGCGGACTCGACTCGATGGTCGTCGGCGAGGGCCAGATCCTCGGCCAGATCAAGGACGCCCTGGCCCGCGGACAGGAACTGCACACCGCCGGGCGGCTGATCAACGACCTGTTCCAGCAGGCGCTGCGGGTCGGCAAGCGCGCCCACAGCGAGACCGGGATCGACCGGGCCGGGCAGTCGCTCGTCACCTTCGGCCTGGAGCAGCTCGCCGCCGGCGAGCCCGTCGGGACCTGGGCCGCCGACAAGCGGGCGCTGGTCATCGGCGCGGGCTCCATGTCCTCGCTCGCCGCGACCACGCTGGCCCGGCTCGGCGTACGCGAACTCGTCGTCGCCAACCGGACCCGGGAGCGTGCCGACCGGCTGGCCGCCGCCCTGTCGGAGACCGGCGTGCGCGCCGTGGCCGTCCCCATGTCCGAGGTGGAGCACGAGCTGACACGTGCCGACGTGGTGGTGTCCTGCACCGGCGCGACCGGCCTCGTCCTCAACGCCGGGACCGTCGCCGCGGCCGTGGCCCAGCACGTGGTGCCCGCCGCCCGGAAGGGCGCCGACCTGCGCGCCCCCGAGGGCAGCCTGGTGGCCCGCCTGGCGGCGGCCGCCGCCCGTGACGGACGGGTGGCCGAGCTGCCCGGCGCCGCCGACGCCCCCGGCGCCTTCGACGACGAATCCGCGCGGTCCGCCCGCGCGGCGATCACCGGCGTGACCGGCGGCGTGGACGTTGCCCCAGGCTCCGAATGCCCCGTCGGGCTCGACGACACCCCCGCCGGCTCGCTCACGCAGCACGCCGCCTGGGCCGCGAGCACCCCCCGGGCCCCGCAGCACTCCGCCCGCCCGGCGCCCGCCGCCGGCGACGGCGGCCCCGTGCGCCTCGCGCTGCTCGACCTCGCCATGCCGCGGGACGTCGACGCCGCCGTGCACCGCCTCACCGGCGTGCGCCTCGTCGACATCGAGTCCCTCGCCGACGCCTCCGCCGACGCGCCGATGGCCGCCGACGTGGACCAGGTGCGCACCCTCGTGTCCGACGAGGTGGCCGCCTTCGGCGCCGCCCAGCGCGCCGCCCACATCACTCCGACCGTCGTCGCGCTGCGCACCATGGCGGCCGACGTGGTGGCCGGCGAACTGGCCCGCCTCGACGGGCGGCTCACCGGACTCGACGAGAAGCAGCGCGCCGAGATCACCCAGACCGTGCGCCGTGTGGTGGACAAGCTCCTGCACGCCCCCACGGTGCGGGTCAAGCAACTGGCCGGAGAGCCCGGCGGAGCCGGGTACGCGGACGCGCTGCGGACCCTGTTCGACCTCGACCCGGAGACGGTCGCCTCCGTCAGCCGGGCCGATCTGAATGACGCAGACGTCAAGAACCGAGGGCGAGTATGA
- a CDS encoding redox-sensing transcriptional repressor Rex: MATGRNHRPATRSRGIPEATVARLPLYLRALTALSERSVPTVSSEELAAAAGVNSAKLRKDFSYLGSYGTRGVGYDVEYLVYQISRELGLTQDWPVVIVGIGNLGAALANYGGFASRGFRVAALIDADPSMAGKPVAGIPVQHTDELEKIISDNGVSIGVISTPAGAAQQVCERLIAAGVTSILNFAPTVLSVPDGVDVRKVDLSIELQILAFHEQRKAGEEAESSARKGPDGDMPAVMPA, encoded by the coding sequence GTGGCAACTGGCCGAAATCACCGACCGGCGACCCGTAGCCGAGGAATCCCCGAGGCCACCGTCGCCCGGCTCCCGCTGTACCTCCGCGCGCTGACGGCTCTGTCGGAGCGGTCCGTGCCCACGGTCTCCTCCGAGGAGCTCGCCGCGGCGGCGGGCGTCAACTCCGCGAAGCTGCGCAAGGACTTCTCCTACCTGGGCTCCTACGGGACCCGGGGCGTCGGCTACGACGTCGAGTATCTCGTCTACCAGATCTCCCGTGAGCTGGGGCTCACCCAGGACTGGCCGGTCGTCATCGTCGGCATCGGAAACCTCGGCGCCGCGCTCGCCAACTACGGCGGCTTCGCGTCCCGCGGCTTCCGTGTCGCCGCGCTGATCGACGCCGACCCGTCGATGGCGGGCAAGCCCGTCGCGGGAATCCCCGTCCAGCACACGGACGAGCTGGAGAAGATCATCAGTGACAACGGCGTCTCGATCGGCGTGATCTCGACGCCCGCCGGCGCCGCCCAGCAGGTCTGCGAGCGGCTGATCGCCGCCGGTGTCACCTCCATCCTCAACTTCGCCCCCACCGTGCTGTCCGTGCCGGACGGCGTCGACGTGCGCAAGGTCGACCTCTCGATCGAGCTGCAGATCCTCGCCTTCCACGAGCAGCGGAAGGCCGGCGAGGAAGCCGAGTCCTCGGCGCGGAAGGGACCTGACGGGGACATGCCCGCCGTGATGCCGGCATGA
- a CDS encoding glutaredoxin family protein has product MSPLLRRTKKKADERVVTLIGKPGCHLCDDAREVVRVVCAETGASFEEKDITRDEELHRAYWEQIPVVLVDGEQHTFWRVDPARLRRALRE; this is encoded by the coding sequence ATGAGTCCGCTGCTGCGCCGTACGAAGAAGAAGGCCGACGAGCGTGTCGTCACGCTGATCGGCAAGCCCGGCTGTCATCTGTGCGACGACGCGCGCGAGGTCGTGCGGGTCGTGTGCGCCGAGACCGGGGCGTCGTTCGAGGAGAAGGACATCACCCGGGACGAGGAGCTGCACCGCGCCTACTGGGAGCAGATCCCGGTGGTGCTGGTCGACGGTGAGCAGCACACCTTCTGGCGGGTGGACCCGGCGCGGCTGCGCCGGGCGCTGCGGGAGTGA
- a CDS encoding HAD family hydrolase — protein sequence MAALGWLTPRRRSATARSVLAGEAAAEAARKSSQTIEALQELEGEHAPPAEPVFPVAGDVHAAAFFDLDNTVMQGAAIFHFGRGLYKRKFFHRSELARFAWQQAWFRLAGVEDPEHMQDARESALSIVKGHRVSELMTIGEEIYDEYMADRIWPGTRALAQAHLDAGQKVWLVTAAPVETATIIARRLGLTGALGTVAESVDGVYTGKLVGEPLHGPAKAEAVRALAAAEGLDLERCAAYSDSHNDIPMLSLVGHPYAINPDTKLRKHARARDWRLRDYRTGRKAAKVGIPAAAGVGALAGGTAAAVALHRRRR from the coding sequence ATGGCCGCACTGGGATGGCTCACCCCCCGAAGGCGCTCCGCCACCGCACGCAGCGTGCTGGCAGGCGAGGCCGCAGCCGAGGCAGCCCGCAAGTCCTCGCAGACCATCGAGGCGCTCCAGGAGCTCGAGGGCGAGCACGCGCCGCCCGCCGAACCGGTCTTCCCCGTCGCCGGTGACGTGCACGCCGCCGCCTTCTTCGACCTCGACAACACGGTGATGCAGGGCGCGGCGATCTTCCACTTCGGCCGCGGGCTGTACAAGCGCAAGTTCTTCCACCGCAGCGAACTGGCCCGGTTCGCCTGGCAGCAGGCCTGGTTCCGGCTGGCCGGCGTCGAGGACCCCGAGCACATGCAGGACGCCCGCGAGAGCGCCTTGTCGATCGTGAAGGGCCACCGCGTCTCCGAACTGATGACCATCGGCGAGGAGATCTACGACGAGTACATGGCCGACCGCATCTGGCCGGGCACCCGGGCACTGGCCCAGGCGCACCTGGACGCGGGCCAGAAGGTCTGGCTGGTGACGGCCGCGCCGGTCGAGACGGCCACGATCATCGCCCGCCGGCTCGGCCTGACCGGCGCGCTGGGCACCGTCGCCGAGTCCGTCGACGGCGTGTACACCGGCAAACTCGTCGGCGAACCGCTGCACGGCCCGGCGAAGGCGGAGGCGGTGCGCGCCCTGGCCGCCGCCGAGGGGCTCGACCTGGAGCGCTGCGCCGCGTACAGCGACAGCCACAACGACATCCCGATGCTGTCCCTGGTGGGCCACCCGTACGCGATCAATCCCGACACCAAACTGCGCAAGCACGCCCGCGCGCGCGACTGGCGCCTGCGCGACTACCGGACGGGGCGCAAGGCCGCGAAGGTCGGCATCCCCGCCGCCGCGGGTGTCGGCGCGCTGGCCGGCGGCACCGCCGCCGCCGTCGCCCTCCACCGCCGCCGCCGCTGA
- a CDS encoding ECF subfamily RNA polymerase sigma factor, BldN family → MYPHVGVDASGLATLRAAVIDHLRGLVPAAYAVPAFAAPALAAGGPVAPCYALADGIESGPARTAVADGRRAGEARTVARRGARAAGTSTTARRPTADSDSARMMDLVERAQAGEAEAFGRLYDQYSDTVYRYIYYRVGGKATAEDLTSETFLRALRRISTFTWQGRDFGAWLVTIARNLVADHFKSSRFRLEVTTGEMLDANEVERSPEDSVLESLSNAALLEAVRKLNPQQQECVTLRFLQGLSVAETARAMGKNEGAIKTLQYRAVRTLARLLPDDAR, encoded by the coding sequence GTGTACCCACACGTCGGGGTTGACGCCTCGGGCCTGGCTACGCTGCGCGCAGCGGTCATCGACCACTTGCGCGGCCTCGTCCCCGCCGCGTACGCCGTCCCCGCATTCGCCGCACCCGCTCTCGCCGCCGGCGGACCGGTCGCCCCCTGCTACGCCCTGGCGGACGGCATCGAGTCGGGCCCGGCCCGCACCGCCGTCGCCGACGGGCGCCGCGCGGGCGAGGCCCGCACCGTCGCCCGGCGGGGCGCCCGGGCCGCCGGCACCTCGACCACCGCCCGCCGCCCCACCGCCGACAGCGACAGCGCCCGCATGATGGACCTCGTCGAGCGCGCCCAGGCGGGCGAGGCCGAGGCGTTCGGCAGGCTGTACGACCAGTACAGCGACACCGTCTACCGCTACATCTACTACCGCGTCGGCGGGAAGGCGACGGCGGAGGACCTGACCAGCGAGACGTTCCTGCGCGCCCTGCGCCGGATCTCCACGTTCACCTGGCAGGGCCGCGACTTCGGCGCCTGGCTGGTGACGATCGCCCGCAACCTGGTCGCCGACCACTTCAAGTCGAGCCGCTTCCGCCTGGAGGTGACCACCGGCGAGATGCTCGACGCCAACGAGGTCGAGCGCAGCCCGGAGGACTCCGTCCTGGAGTCCCTGTCCAACGCCGCCCTGCTCGAAGCCGTGCGCAAGCTCAACCCGCAGCAGCAGGAGTGCGTGACCCTCCGCTTCCTCCAGGGCCTGTCCGTCGCGGAGACCGCCCGCGCCATGGGCAAGAACGAGGGGGCGATCAAGACCCTCCAGTACCGGGCCGTCCGCACCCTCGCCCGGCTGCTGCCGGACGACGCCCGCTGA
- a CDS encoding DUF5667 domain-containing protein, with protein sequence MIANVSAHRRASAFAQALEDQAAEQPEAPVEETGQERLLSLAHGLGELPKPQMDPEVKVVQRAQLVAAMEAMLIEGAAGTGASTGPTVPEQRTHGRGAHRASPLRKLRPRSRWSKGLAAGGLTVGVAAGAFSGVAAASGDALPGDSLYGLKRGMEDFRLVLADGDSDRGELYLDQASTRLSEARRLMERDRAGSLDHESLSEIRRVLTGMRHDVGEGHRLLSAAYARDGSLGPIATLDSFSRSHRDTWNGLRDRLPVQLADVGADVSSAFDAIDEEVGPLQSLLPPTPQGDAPGSRTPGTGEGSGGAAEPGSAAPSAPGQESGRPGQDTAPRPSGSSSAPADDGLLGGNTGGLLDPPPQQTTPSPSGKQSQDPVPDVTIPPLLPGILPGLGFDAEDE encoded by the coding sequence GTGATCGCGAACGTTTCGGCACACCGGCGGGCGAGCGCCTTCGCCCAGGCCTTGGAAGACCAGGCGGCCGAACAGCCCGAGGCCCCGGTCGAGGAGACCGGGCAGGAGCGGCTGCTCAGCCTGGCACACGGTCTCGGCGAACTGCCGAAACCGCAGATGGACCCCGAGGTCAAGGTGGTCCAGCGCGCACAGCTCGTGGCCGCCATGGAAGCGATGCTCATCGAGGGCGCCGCCGGCACAGGCGCGTCCACGGGCCCTACCGTGCCCGAGCAGCGGACCCACGGCCGCGGCGCCCATCGGGCCTCCCCGCTCCGGAAGTTGCGGCCGCGTTCCCGGTGGTCGAAGGGGCTTGCGGCCGGCGGACTGACCGTGGGCGTGGCCGCGGGCGCGTTCAGCGGAGTGGCCGCTGCCAGTGGCGACGCCCTCCCGGGTGACTCGCTGTACGGGCTCAAGCGCGGCATGGAGGACTTCCGGCTGGTCCTCGCGGACGGCGACTCCGACCGCGGCGAGCTCTACCTCGACCAGGCCTCCACCCGGCTGAGCGAGGCCCGCCGCCTGATGGAGCGCGACCGCGCGGGCAGTCTGGACCACGAGTCGCTGAGCGAGATCCGCCGGGTGCTCACCGGCATGCGGCACGACGTCGGCGAGGGCCACCGGCTGCTGAGCGCCGCCTACGCCCGCGACGGCTCCCTCGGCCCGATCGCCACGCTCGACTCCTTCTCCCGCTCCCACCGCGACACCTGGAACGGCCTGCGCGACCGGCTCCCCGTCCAGCTCGCCGACGTCGGCGCCGACGTGAGCTCGGCCTTCGACGCCATAGACGAGGAGGTCGGGCCGCTCCAGTCCCTGCTGCCGCCCACCCCGCAGGGCGACGCCCCCGGATCCCGGACCCCGGGCACGGGCGAGGGGTCCGGCGGTGCCGCCGAGCCCGGCAGCGCGGCACCCTCCGCGCCCGGGCAGGAGAGCGGCCGGCCGGGCCAGGACACGGCACCCCGCCCGTCCGGGTCCAGCTCCGCCCCCGCCGACGACGGTCTGCTCGGCGGGAACACCGGCGGTCTGCTCGACCCGCCGCCGCAGCAGACCACGCCGTCCCCGTCCGGCAAGCAGTCGCAGGACCCCGTCCCCGACGTGACGATCCCGCCGCTGCTGCCGGGCATCCTCCCCGGCCTCGGCTTCGACGCCGAGGACGAGTGA
- a CDS encoding lysophospholipid acyltransferase family protein — protein sequence MADAKVIPFDDDRSRGGAQRPARRRPAGTGRHKPDQAAAGEPAAAERPASARLPRGRAAGARENVVSALPEQPGESPGAPGDGASGEEAPAAAGGSWERRVAGGLAFLRKRLTGDYEVDEFGFDEELTDQVLMSLLRPLYENYFRVEVKGIENIPSDGGALVVANHSGTLPLDGLMLQVAVHDNHPAGRHLRLLAADLVFMLPVVNELARKAGHTLACAEDAERLLTRGEVVGVMPEGFKGIGKPFSDRYKLQRFGRGGFVSTAMRVGAPIVPCSIVGAEEIYPMIGNAKTLARVLGIPYFPITPTFPWLGPLGAVPLPTKWTIQFGEPIATDGYPPEAAEDPMLMFNLTDQVREQIQHTLYKLLVQRRSVFF from the coding sequence ATGGCGGACGCCAAGGTCATTCCGTTCGACGACGACCGTTCGCGCGGCGGCGCGCAGCGCCCGGCGCGGCGGCGCCCCGCCGGGACGGGCCGCCACAAGCCCGACCAGGCCGCGGCCGGGGAGCCGGCGGCGGCCGAGCGGCCCGCCTCGGCACGGCTGCCCCGGGGGCGCGCTGCGGGGGCCCGGGAGAACGTGGTCAGCGCGCTGCCCGAGCAGCCGGGGGAGTCGCCCGGTGCGCCGGGGGACGGCGCGTCCGGCGAGGAGGCGCCCGCGGCGGCGGGCGGGAGCTGGGAGCGGCGGGTCGCGGGCGGTCTGGCGTTTCTGCGCAAGCGGCTGACCGGCGACTACGAGGTCGACGAGTTCGGCTTCGACGAGGAGCTCACCGACCAGGTCCTGATGTCGCTGCTCCGGCCGCTGTACGAGAACTACTTCCGCGTCGAGGTGAAGGGGATCGAGAACATCCCGTCCGACGGCGGGGCGCTGGTGGTGGCCAACCACTCAGGGACGCTGCCGCTGGACGGACTGATGCTCCAGGTGGCCGTCCACGACAACCACCCGGCGGGGCGCCATCTGCGGCTGCTCGCCGCCGATCTGGTGTTCATGCTGCCGGTGGTCAACGAACTGGCCCGCAAGGCGGGGCACACGCTGGCGTGCGCGGAGGACGCGGAGCGGCTGCTCACGCGGGGCGAGGTCGTCGGGGTGATGCCGGAGGGGTTCAAGGGCATCGGGAAGCCGTTCTCCGACCGCTACAAGCTGCAGCGCTTCGGCCGGGGCGGCTTCGTGTCGACGGCGATGCGGGTGGGGGCGCCGATCGTGCCCTGTTCGATCGTCGGGGCCGAGGAGATCTACCCGATGATCGGCAACGCCAAGACGCTGGCGCGGGTGCTGGGCATCCCGTACTTCCCGATCACGCCGACCTTCCCGTGGCTGGGCCCGCTGGGCGCGGTGCCGCTGCCGACGAAGTGGACGATCCAGTTCGGGGAGCCGATCGCGACGGACGGGTATCCGCCGGAGGCGGCGGAGGACCCGATGCTGATGTTCAACCTGACCGACCAGGTGCGCGAGCAGATCCAGCACACGCTGTACAAGCTGCTGGTGCAGCGGCGCTCGGTCTTCTTCTGA
- a CDS encoding NAD-dependent epimerase/dehydratase family protein, whose protein sequence is MGKVVLVTGVARQLGGRLVRRIGRDPEVDRVIAVDAQTPGHQLGGAEFVRADIRQPAIARVLAEHAVDTVVHLDVTGTPLGAGGRTSVKETNVIGTMQLLGACQKSPTVRRLVIKSSTSVYGSAPRDPAVFLETTPPKSLPSGGFAKDAVEVEGYVRGFARRRPDVAVCVLRFANILGPCADSPLAEFFSLPVMPTVFGYDPRLQFVHEDDVIDVLRIALHEPRRGTLNSGTFNIAGDGVLTLSQCSRRLGRPTVPVLLPAVTWIGSALRTVGMTDFSPEQIRLLTHGRVVSTVQMRETLGFTPRYTTAETFTDFARSKGPGLLPPEALVRAVDQVAAALPAGHGARAPRGTG, encoded by the coding sequence TTGGGCAAGGTCGTGCTCGTCACCGGTGTGGCCCGGCAGCTCGGCGGCCGTCTCGTGCGCCGCATCGGGCGCGATCCCGAGGTGGACCGGGTGATCGCGGTCGACGCGCAGACGCCCGGACACCAACTGGGCGGCGCCGAGTTCGTCCGTGCCGACATCCGCCAGCCGGCCATCGCCCGCGTCCTCGCCGAGCACGCCGTGGACACCGTGGTGCACCTCGACGTCACCGGCACACCGCTGGGCGCCGGGGGCCGGACGTCGGTGAAGGAGACCAACGTCATCGGCACCATGCAGCTTCTCGGTGCCTGCCAGAAGTCGCCGACCGTCCGGCGGCTGGTGATCAAGTCCAGCACGAGTGTGTACGGCTCCGCGCCCCGCGACCCCGCCGTGTTCCTGGAGACGACCCCGCCCAAGTCGCTGCCGAGCGGCGGCTTCGCCAAGGACGCGGTGGAGGTCGAGGGATATGTGCGCGGCTTCGCCCGGCGCCGTCCGGACGTGGCCGTGTGCGTACTGCGGTTCGCGAACATCCTGGGGCCGTGCGCGGATTCGCCGCTCGCGGAGTTCTTCTCGCTGCCGGTGATGCCGACGGTCTTCGGCTACGACCCCCGGCTCCAGTTCGTCCACGAGGACGATGTGATCGACGTGCTGCGGATCGCGCTCCACGAGCCGCGCCGGGGCACGCTGAACAGCGGCACCTTCAACATCGCCGGCGACGGGGTGCTCACCCTGTCGCAGTGCTCGCGGCGGCTGGGGCGGCCCACCGTCCCGGTGCTGCTGCCGGCCGTGACCTGGATCGGCTCGGCGCTGCGGACGGTCGGGATGACGGACTTCTCGCCCGAGCAGATCCGGCTGCTCACCCACGGCAGGGTGGTCAGCACCGTACAGATGCGCGAGACACTGGGTTTCACCCCGCGGTACACGACGGCGGAGACGTTCACGGACTTCGCCCGCAGCAAGGGCCCGGGGCTGCTGCCGCCCGAGGCCCTGGTGCGGGCGGTCGACCAGGTGGCGGCGGCCCTGCCCGCCGGGCACGGCGCGCGGGCGCCGCGCGGCACCGGATGA
- a CDS encoding 30S ribosomal protein bS22 has translation MGSVIKKRRKRMAKKKHRKLLKRTRVQRRNKK, from the coding sequence GTGGGCTCTGTTATCAAGAAGCGGCGCAAGCGGATGGCCAAGAAGAAGCACCGCAAGCTGCTCAAGCGCACGCGCGTTCAGCGTCGCAACAAGAAGTAA
- a CDS encoding helix-turn-helix domain-containing protein: protein MTAGNERPLNEVKFLTVAEVASVMRVSKMTVYRLVHSGHLPAIRVGRSFRVPEQAVHEYLRESFVGVESA from the coding sequence ATGACAGCTGGCAACGAAAGGCCTCTCAACGAGGTCAAGTTCCTTACCGTGGCGGAAGTCGCCTCGGTGATGAGGGTGTCGAAGATGACGGTGTACCGCCTGGTGCACAGCGGTCATCTGCCGGCGATCAGGGTGGGGAGGTCCTTCCGGGTGCCGGAGCAAGCGGTGCACGAGTATCTCCGTGAATCCTTCGTGGGGGTGGAATCGGCGTGA
- a CDS encoding phosphatase, translating into MLSTTALRAHLLAARLAGDVATSRETSLRSYRAFAAGDPRVTIGLDPVSRWSERRLIALMAAKCGVSADPACVRGDDVIDPELTLRALSAFAGRLGDAVRRRAPVLFGTGHPHRLLGFYAGLADAVSAAGCPVLTPAQGRSVDITTRFGVRTLTLVYVRGVALLREGAGAGPGAHTHSPLPVRLALEAAAEGEGPLPELVVGDHGWVCGAGQLGIEAIGLADTDDPALFVGEAEGRVSVAVPLDDAVRADDYLPLTRYVLNQARLSQ; encoded by the coding sequence GTGTTGAGCACCACTGCGCTGCGGGCGCATCTGCTGGCCGCACGGCTGGCCGGGGACGTGGCGACCTCGCGGGAGACGAGCCTGCGCAGCTATCGCGCGTTCGCCGCCGGCGATCCGCGGGTGACCATCGGGCTCGACCCGGTGTCCCGGTGGAGCGAGCGCCGGCTGATCGCGCTGATGGCGGCCAAGTGCGGGGTGTCGGCGGACCCGGCCTGTGTGCGCGGGGACGACGTGATCGACCCCGAGCTGACGCTGCGGGCCCTGTCCGCGTTCGCCGGACGGCTGGGGGACGCGGTGCGCCGGCGGGCCCCGGTGCTGTTCGGTACGGGGCATCCGCACCGGTTGCTGGGGTTCTACGCCGGTCTCGCAGACGCGGTGTCGGCGGCGGGATGTCCTGTTCTCACCCCTGCGCAGGGGCGAAGTGTCGACATAACGACCCGGTTCGGCGTACGTACGCTCACCCTCGTCTACGTACGGGGGGTCGCGCTGCTCCGTGAGGGGGCCGGTGCCGGGCCCGGTGCGCACACGCATTCGCCGCTGCCGGTCCGGCTCGCGCTGGAGGCCGCGGCCGAGGGGGAAGGGCCGCTGCCGGAACTGGTCGTCGGCGACCACGGCTGGGTCTGCGGGGCAGGTCAGCTGGGCATCGAGGCCATCGGGCTGGCCGATACGGACGATCCCGCCCTGTTCGTCGGGGAGGCGGAGGGCCGGGTGTCGGTCGCGGTGCCCCTCGACGACGCCGTCCGGGCGGACGACTATCTGCCGCTCACGCGCTATGTGCTCAATCAGGCCCGTCTGTCACAGTAG
- a CDS encoding acetoin utilization protein AcuC encodes MSGRGLLMWDEAVTKYDFGDSHPMDPVRLALTMGLVRAYGLDRAMDVVSAKSAGDSTLRLVHRADYVAAVRAASADPHGADQAYGLGTVDDPAFAGMHEASALIAGQSVGAAEAVWRGEAGHAVNFAGGLHHAMPGAASGFCVYNDASLAIARLLELGAERVAYVDVDVHHGDGVQAAFWDDPRVLTISLHEHPRTLFPQTGWPEETGGKGAGEGSAVNLALPAGTGDEGWLRAFHAVVPELLADFRPQVLVTQHGADTHFEDPLAHLAVSLDAQRAIQEACHDLAHSCADGKWIALGGGGYEIVDVVPRSWTHLVGIAAHQPVDPGSVIPSSWRDEVYARTRRLAPGRMTDGRWPVRWKGWDEGYDPGDRLDQAILATRRAVFPLRGLLA; translated from the coding sequence ATGAGCGGCCGCGGGTTGTTGATGTGGGACGAGGCGGTAACGAAGTATGACTTCGGGGACAGCCATCCGATGGATCCGGTGCGGCTCGCACTGACCATGGGGCTGGTGCGGGCGTACGGGCTCGACCGGGCGATGGACGTGGTGTCGGCGAAGTCGGCGGGTGACTCCACTCTCCGGCTCGTGCACCGGGCCGACTACGTCGCCGCGGTCCGCGCGGCGTCGGCGGACCCGCACGGCGCCGACCAGGCGTACGGGCTCGGCACCGTCGACGACCCGGCGTTCGCCGGTATGCACGAGGCGTCCGCGCTGATCGCCGGGCAGTCGGTGGGCGCGGCGGAGGCCGTGTGGCGCGGTGAGGCCGGGCACGCGGTGAACTTCGCGGGTGGGCTCCACCACGCGATGCCGGGTGCCGCGTCCGGGTTCTGCGTCTACAACGACGCCTCGCTGGCCATCGCCCGGCTGCTGGAACTGGGCGCCGAGCGGGTCGCGTACGTGGACGTGGACGTCCACCACGGCGACGGCGTGCAGGCCGCGTTCTGGGACGACCCGAGGGTGCTGACGATCTCCCTGCACGAGCATCCGCGCACGCTGTTCCCGCAGACCGGCTGGCCGGAGGAGACCGGCGGCAAGGGCGCGGGCGAGGGCTCGGCCGTCAATCTGGCGCTGCCCGCGGGGACCGGCGACGAGGGGTGGCTGCGCGCGTTCCACGCCGTGGTCCCCGAACTGCTCGCGGACTTCCGGCCGCAGGTGCTCGTCACCCAGCACGGCGCGGACACCCACTTCGAGGACCCGCTGGCGCATCTGGCGGTCTCGCTCGACGCCCAGCGCGCGATCCAGGAGGCGTGTCACGACCTCGCCCACTCCTGCGCGGACGGGAAGTGGATCGCGCTCGGCGGCGGCGGTTACGAGATCGTGGACGTGGTGCCCCGGTCCTGGACGCACCTGGTCGGGATCGCCGCGCACCAGCCGGTGGACCCGGGGTCGGTGATCCCGTCGTCCTGGCGGGACGAGGTGTACGCGCGGACCCGGCGGCTGGCGCCCGGGCGGATGACCGACGGCCGGTGGCCGGTGCGCTGGAAGGGCTGGGACGAGGGCTACGACCCGGGCGACCGGCTCGACCAGGCGATCCTGGCGACCCGCCGGGCGGTGTTCCCGCTGCGCGGTCTGCTGGCCTGA